From a region of the Arachis ipaensis cultivar K30076 chromosome B09, Araip1.1, whole genome shotgun sequence genome:
- the LOC107615633 gene encoding uncharacterized protein LOC107615633 yields MTNPRGKYKAITLRSGKVVKETPSSHNLQEEEVANDSEINQEEEIHTPAPPKQVLKPYVPKAPYPQRLKKDGKDSQVSRFLEIFKRLQINIPFAEALEQMPFYAKFLKELMIKKRNWGVKETVVLTEECSAIIQKKLPQKMKDPRSFQICIIGDISIEKSLCDLGASINLMSLAMMKRMRIEEAKPTIMALQLADRTFKFSHGVVEDLLEEANASIILGRPFLAIAGAIINVQKGELVLRLHEEKMVFNVFTAMTYPKESIGECIMVDTMEKIVQGVLEEDQRKEVMEQDPQTLGGELPQEIIEGSIILDKASKKEVEAPKLELKTLPPKLEVCLLGKQQYISSNHQLKLECRTRKEAH; encoded by the exons ATGACCAATCCTAGAGGGAAATACAAGGCCATCACACTAAGAAGTGGAAAGGTGGTGAAGGAGACACCCTCAAGCCACAATTTGCAAGAAGAAGAAGTTGCAAATGACTCAGAAATCAATCAAGAAGAAGAGATACATACTCCAGCCCCACCAAAGCAAGTATTAAAGCCTTATGTACCAAAAGCACCCTACCCACAAAGGCTGAAAAAAGATGGGAAGGACAGCCAGGTTTCTAGGTTCTTGGAGATCTTTAAGAGGCTTCAAATCAACATCCCTTttgctgaagcattagagcaaatgccatTTTATGCCAAGTTCTTAAAAGAGCTCATGATAAAGAAGAGAAATTGGGGAGTAAAGGAAACTGTAGTGCTCActgaggaatgtagtgccatcatacaaaagaagcttcccCAAAAGATGAAAGATCCTAGGAGCTTCCAAAtctgcatcataggggatattAGCATTGAAAAATCACTATGTGATCTGGGGGCTAGCATCAATCTTATGTCCTTAGCCATGATGAAAAGAATGAGAATTGAAGAGGCCAAACCAACAATAATGGCTCTTCAATTAGCTGATAGAACATTCAAATTTTCtcatggggtggtggaagacttgttg GAAGAGGCCAATGCATCAATCATattaggaagaccattcttagctataGCTGGGGCCATAATTAATGTGCAAAAAGGAGAGTTGGTCCTAAGGCTACATGAAGAAAAGATGGTGTTCAATGTTTTCACTGCAATGAcctaccccaaggaatccatcgGAGAATGTATAATGGTGGACACAATGGAGAAAATAGTTCAAGGAGTCCTAGAAGAAGATCAACGTAAAGAAGTAATGGAGCAAGATCCTCAAACATTAGGTGGTGAACTACCACAAGAAATCATAGAAGGTTCAATCATATTGGACAAGGCAAGCAAGAAGGAAGTGGAAGCACCAAAGTTGGAGTTGAAGACCCTACCCCCAAAGCTTGAAGTATGCTTACTTGGGAAGCAACAATACATATCTAGTAATCATCAACTCAAGCTTGAGTgtagaacaagaaaagaagctcaTTAA